A genomic region of Coriobacteriaceae bacterium contains the following coding sequences:
- a CDS encoding TetR/AcrR family transcriptional regulator, whose protein sequence is MIGDLASDQKMYSRSYLTKLRVAEAMNRLCADTPFARIHIEDIVRESGVSRSNFYHNFEDKYAVVNWIGHQCHEDGIFRIGRDLTWLEGHMITTREMSKFNALFASASVGREYQSAVPSFVRERQKNLTQTITEFQHREITGELAFQIEAFPYCESIMTNKFRSGELPYEMREFCEYLVALTPRLLYEALEHPANE, encoded by the coding sequence GTGATCGGCGATTTGGCATCAGACCAGAAAATGTACTCTCGCTCGTACCTCACCAAGCTTCGCGTGGCCGAGGCCATGAACCGGCTTTGCGCCGACACGCCCTTCGCGCGCATACACATCGAGGACATCGTGCGGGAATCGGGCGTGAGCCGTTCGAACTTTTACCATAACTTCGAGGACAAATATGCCGTGGTCAATTGGATCGGTCATCAGTGTCACGAAGACGGGATCTTTCGCATCGGGCGCGATCTTACGTGGCTCGAGGGGCATATGATCACTACGCGCGAGATGTCGAAGTTCAATGCGCTCTTTGCCAGTGCGTCGGTGGGGCGCGAATACCAATCGGCGGTGCCCTCCTTCGTGAGGGAGCGGCAAAAGAACCTCACCCAGACCATCACGGAGTTTCAGCATCGCGAGATTACGGGGGAGCTCGCGTTCCAGATAGAGGCGTTTCCCTACTGTGAGTCCATCATGACCAACAAGTTTCGCTCGGGCGAGCTTCCCTACGAGATGCGGGAGTTTTGCGAGTATCTGGTGGCATTGACACCGCGTCTTCTCTACGAGGCGCTCGAGCATCCCGCGAACGAATGA
- a CDS encoding MFS transporter, protein MTKEEKRTEIFNSGRAWIVACVAIIASILISVNCNKLPATMSLVIPALGIDTGMAANIMSLNGYVGLIMTFVVAAIIMKFGARKATTLVLVCAVAGAIISAMATSVELLVVGRLIEGVGYACIGSVVPVIISEWFPPSRRGVPMGLFSVWVPLGSMFIMGTSGFFFNVGDPYSYHNVFWFVVVLLAIVTVVWILAIRDPKVSYLDEVDPNAPKPKMSEGFKSLSCWISMVAFAAFSLGTACVMNFETLYMVQTMGMDQLGANTMMNIANIAVVIGGIAIGVVMNLVTGNTQRLAILVVASVVLGVSFSMAYTIGEGMLIPWLILFGLSNGVVPAIFFTMVAEIAPRPELAGISSSLMSCGQCVGGILFGLVGVIVSSAGWGACTGLLMGVGIVLVVGAIALMVVIKARDAKKVQKDA, encoded by the coding sequence ATGACGAAAGAGGAAAAGAGGACAGAGATATTCAACTCGGGACGAGCGTGGATCGTTGCCTGCGTGGCCATCATCGCCTCGATTCTGATCTCGGTCAACTGCAACAAGCTGCCGGCGACCATGTCGCTCGTGATTCCCGCGCTTGGCATCGATACCGGCATGGCGGCAAACATCATGTCGCTCAACGGATACGTCGGTCTGATAATGACCTTCGTCGTCGCCGCCATCATCATGAAGTTCGGAGCGCGCAAGGCCACGACACTCGTATTGGTATGCGCAGTAGCCGGCGCCATCATTTCGGCGATGGCCACGAGCGTCGAGCTTCTCGTCGTCGGCCGTCTTATCGAAGGCGTCGGATACGCCTGCATCGGCTCGGTAGTGCCGGTCATCATCTCCGAGTGGTTCCCGCCATCTAGGCGCGGCGTCCCCATGGGCCTGTTTTCCGTATGGGTGCCCCTGGGTTCCATGTTCATCATGGGCACGTCCGGCTTCTTCTTCAACGTCGGCGACCCCTACAGCTACCACAACGTCTTCTGGTTCGTGGTGGTCCTGCTGGCCATCGTCACGGTGGTCTGGATTCTGGCCATACGCGATCCCAAGGTCTCGTACCTGGACGAGGTTGACCCCAACGCGCCCAAGCCGAAGATGTCCGAGGGCTTCAAGAGCCTGTCTTGCTGGATCTCGATGGTCGCCTTCGCGGCGTTCTCCCTGGGCACCGCCTGCGTCATGAACTTCGAGACGCTCTACATGGTGCAGACCATGGGCATGGACCAGCTGGGTGCCAACACCATGATGAACATCGCCAACATTGCCGTGGTTATCGGCGGCATCGCCATCGGCGTGGTCATGAACCTAGTGACGGGCAACACCCAGCGTCTTGCCATCCTCGTCGTGGCATCCGTCGTGCTCGGTGTCTCGTTCTCGATGGCCTACACCATCGGCGAGGGAATGCTGATTCCCTGGCTCATCCTGTTCGGCCTTTCCAATGGCGTGGTCCCGGCCATCTTCTTCACCATGGTCGCCGAGATAGCACCTCGACCCGAGTTGGCCGGTATCTCGTCTTCGCTCATGAGCTGCGGCCAGTGCGTGGGCGGCATCCTCTTCGGCCTGGTGGGCGTCATCGTCTCCAGCGCCGGATGGGGTGCGTGCACGGGACTGCTCATGGGAGTCGGCATCGTGCTCGTCGTGGGTGCCATCGCCCTCATGGTGGTCATCAAGGCGCGCGACGCGAAGAAGGTGCAGAAGGACGCCTAA